One window from the genome of Bacillus weihaiensis encodes:
- a CDS encoding flavodoxin family protein: protein MKAIYLNTSLKSSTEESNTSALIKESREWLKMEGVQSEELRVADYKIAFGMDTDMGDGDEWPKLLEKVKEADIIVIGTPLWIGEKSSVATLVMERLYASSSETNEKGQPIFYNKVGGAIVTGNEDGAKDAAKSILYGLQHIGFTIPPNVDAYWVGEAGPGPSYIEAGKDNEFTKKNTKTMSYNVVHFSRLLTKHPIPVQGNTEE from the coding sequence ATGAAAGCAATTTATTTAAATACGTCGTTAAAAAGCAGTACGGAAGAATCTAATACGAGTGCTTTAATAAAAGAATCAAGAGAGTGGCTTAAAATGGAAGGTGTTCAGTCGGAGGAGCTTCGTGTGGCTGACTACAAGATTGCCTTTGGGATGGATACTGATATGGGTGATGGAGATGAATGGCCGAAGCTGTTAGAAAAGGTGAAGGAAGCAGATATTATTGTGATTGGTACACCACTTTGGATCGGAGAAAAAAGTAGTGTTGCTACGTTAGTGATGGAACGATTATATGCATCTAGTAGTGAAACGAATGAAAAAGGACAACCTATTTTTTATAATAAAGTAGGGGGAGCAATCGTGACAGGAAATGAAGACGGTGCGAAGGATGCAGCTAAATCGATCTTATATGGTTTACAGCATATTGGCTTTACGATTCCACCGAATGTTGATGCATATTGGGTAGGAGAAGCAGGTCCTGGACCATCTTATATTGAAGCGGGTAAAGATAATGAATTTACGAAGAAAAATACAAAAACAATGTCCTACAATGTGGTTCATTTTAGTCGATTGTTAACAAAGCATCCAATTCCAGTTCAAGGGAATACGGAAGAATAG